The genomic segment TTCTCGTGCTCTTCCGTAGCCTCATCATGATCTAATTCGTCTACGTGGCGAaggttttcaaaattcCGATGGTCATTAGGATCCTGAGGTGGAACGTTATCGTTTCTGGGATTAAtaacattattattattatctgCTGCTGCGGCTGGCATGTTCAGTCTATCATGACCTTGCTCTTGACGATTTTCGTCATGAGCTCTCATTTCCCTCGCTAAATATTCAACCATTCTATCATCCATCATGGGGAATCTTTCCTTCAAACGTGATTTCAAGTCCTTGGGAGATAATCTTGGACCTATCTTGTGGAAAACCATTTTACTGAAAACATCCTCTCTTACTATCATATCGTATTGAAAGTACAATGCTATATGTAGTATCACTATCATAATAAATTGTAAAGACGTAAACGAATGGTTTTGTAAAAGTTGGTAAAAAATTGCTCTCGTGGTTAATTCTGGAGTTGCTGACTGATCATAACCATAAATCAAACTCTTTAGGAAATCACCAGGATAAGGGGATGATCCATCTAGCATCATGGTGTATAATTTTCCAAACATGTTCCATACCAAAGGAACACCGATAATATATAGTACAGCGGCCAAACCAATCGTTAAAGCCAAACGAGCTTTTTCGAAAAATGTCAAGATGCTCTTGGATAGtagtaaagaaaaaggtatCTTTTCGGGCATGTTTTCCGCATATATCGTTTTGAATTGAATGGGATAGTGACAGATGTCACATTTAACATCCGCGCCTGGTTTTGAAATgtctatattttttgaagctACCCATTCCAACAGACAGGATTCATGCATGTATTTAATTGAGCCCCTGCATTTACAAGGATGGAAAAGAGGATTGTCCTCAGTAGCTTCTCCACGACAAATACGGCAGGTGGCGCCGGATGGCGCATCATCATTGAAAGTGGCGGTATCTGTTTCCTCGTTTGCCACCTTATGCAGTTCATCTCTTAACCTGGAGACATTAACGTCAGAATCAACATCCATGACTTTCACACTTCTAGTCTCTTTGATTCAATTAGTGGTACTCTTGGCTAAAAAAacagtttttgaaatcaGTAACAAAGAACTATTCTTAACGTAATCTTATGGCTTCATAGATCGGTCATAATCATCTTTTCAATGTCCTCAATCGATGCGTTTTCAACCAGTTTTCCGTCTCTAatgatttaatttttctattgaattgaaaatggtaaaaaGATAGCCCTGTAGGGGGCTCGAACCCCTAACCTTATGATTAAGAGTCATACGCGCTACCGATTGCGCCAACAAGGCTATTTCGTTGGAAAAACTACTTATTTTAGGAAGTAATAGCACATTTAAGATGCTTGTTGGAATGAAActttaaaatatcatctGTTTAGTACTATTCATGTTACTAATTAAGATAtgggtgaattttgagataattgttgggggttccattgttgataaaggcttataatattatgtatacggaatatactagaagttctcctcgaggatcTAGGAATCCTCataatggaatctatatttctatatactaatattacgattattcctcattccgttttatatgtttcattctcctattacattatcaatttttgtatttcagcttcctctaacctcgatgacagcttctcataattTACGCCATCCTCTTACACCGCATGTGATGCTATTACTACTAAATAGATAACATTAGAATTTCATTCCAACAGCTTTAGTCTGTTTTAATAAACGCAACAGCACCATAATGttattaattttaataAAGCCAAATTATGGCCTGctgatttcttttcattggTAAAAGTTCTATCACCCGTTCCCCATTAGTATGATAACCGATAAATAAACTCTATTACCTGGTTTCTTCGTTCCAGGAACGTTTATACCCTGACTAcacatttcttttgaaaaataggCCAATTGAACAATTAAGTTAGAAGCGGTTAGAAAAAGGTATAATAGGAAAAAATGCATCCAATTTTTACAGTTGAACCACTTGGGGGATTTTATTCTCGTATTGTAGCGGGAGCATTTTATCTTCGTACATCTTGGAAGCTGTAGATTAATCTTATTCCTATATGCTCCTTCAATCCACACAGCAAACCCCCAAATGGAAACGATCACTGAGTATGTTATAAACCAGCTTACGCTTATACTATtatcaaaattcaaaagattgAACGGGGAAAATGGTAGAAATGAATATTGAAGCATTTTCGCAATGAAAATTAACCGCATTGTTTTTATAGTAATTCTGATGGCTAACGGCGGTAATACAGCATCCTTACGAAGAGCGGGAATAGTTCATTTGCCCTCTTTGATGGTTTGCATAACTGCGTTGTTGATTGTCTTAGGAATGGAAATATTTAACAAATATACctataatgaaaaaagggTCCTTCTTTTTAATTATTATTGGCAGCGAAAAAGTTGTCCCAGcttctactttttttcccGTTAAAAAAGGAAGCGGCGGAAGCTGATCTACTCTCTAATAATAGACTACTCACTCGCATCTTGGTAACGAGTCCCTTTAAGATCTTGGTACATAAAGTTTGCTGCAGCAAAAAGGGCTTATTTGCGCATTCATGATATTAAACAACACCCTGTTTAGCGTGTTAATGATCCTTGTTTTATGCcagtatattctgtataccttATAATAGAGTCAACAGTTAAATCCTAATCATTACCTCAGGACTTACCTATTTCTGAATATCATGGTCCACCATTCTACCTCAGTGAATTGATTGAACCGCACCATTGGAATTGTCATGGTGAGCCAGCGTGCTACAACTTCATGATTTTACGAGCTGAAAAAACACGCCCTTAGGCATAAAAACTCAATGGAAATCtgtaaaacaaaataaatttcGCTTTTTAACTTGGCCTAATGGGAATACTTTAACAATTGAACCTGTCACTAAATCAGAGGAAGTACATGCCTAATTACTCAAAGCTGTATTTAACTAATTTACCTATACTATCGCCAGGCATTCAAGGATGAAGACATGCGTCAATGCAAATAGTGACGGCTGCTGCATTAAAGAGGTGCTGCGTGGTGTAGAAAAGGCAATAACATGGACGATGCAAGGTTATTCAGACGCGTTGTTTGTATGCCATTTCCAATGATAATGTTGGTTGCGTTATATAGAAATGTGTTAGGAAGAGATTCTACAGTTGATTGCAGCTTTGACGTTATACTTACACCTTGGATAATGGCCAGTATGTTTTCCAAACGTATGGTGAATTGGTCTAATCCACGTCAAGCTGTTTTAAAAGTATGCAGCGCAGCCGTGACCTCCCGGATAGTTGCCAATTGGTTGTTTACGATGAACATATTATATACCAGTGGTGAAAAGGGTTTTTACTCGCTAGCAACAGCTGTGGTAATTAAAACGGTCACTGATGGGTTTACGGTGATACGGGTTTTCTCTATTCACCTGAACGAGTCAGTATATAGCAAGCCATTACCATAACATTGGGTAACGTCGCACGCAACACAGCTGCGGGTGTGTGTGGTGATTGGTTAGTCAATTGGTCATTTGGGCTGGTAATAGGGCATGTTCCCCTTACAGCTTGTACTGTCTCATTGGGGTTTGCTCTTATTGCTGGAATAATAAATGGAAAGGTTAACGACGACACAAATGGTTTTCGACGACCAAAACAAATTAGCAAATGGCAACCTTTTGTATTAGGGCTAATTAATGTAAGCGATGTTACCATTTTGTCTATTTCTGGCGGTGGACTGGTAGCTTCTTCATGTGGAGGTGCAATAGGCTATGCTACTGTCATTAAAACTGTTGCTACCACAAATGCACGTTTCGCGATTACTGAGGTGATCAAGGAAATAGTTATTCGTTATTCATCACAATTAAATGCAGAAAAAGTTTgtgaagaataaaaaactcGAGCCGGGTGGTAAATTGTTTTAGTACGGTTAGCATCGGTTTAGTACCTGTACCAATATGTGTCACTTTTGTTATTTCTGCAGGCGATAATACTTATAATAAACGCATACATGATATCATAACTGCCTTTATACGGCACCTTACAACTAGCATGGGCGTTCAAGTGGTGGAGAACTATTACCTGTTCCTGAAATAACAGAATGAATCATCAATAAGGGCTTGTCTGTACCTCAGGATGATTTGAACAAGTTCCACTTACGCTAACATGAGGATGAATATCGTACTTATACTATGTAAACTGGAATAGAAATATTCCGAACGGTTATCCATTAGAGTGTTAGCCCTCAAACCGAGACTCTCGATAATATTGAATAGAAGATTTTACCACTAAATTTAGTGTGTATTTATGTATCTTAATAACAAACTATCCAACGAAGACGCAAAAGATACTATCCGCCCCGTAATCCTTTTGAAACCACTCAAGCTTATGGTTCACGTTATAGAACACAGGAGACGCTTGCATTATTGGTGATTCTAATATAGCTTTCTATTCCTCTATGAAAGGCGTCTGTGTTGGTGTAAATAGAAGAGGTGCCTGGTCACCTGACGCCTTATTTTGTGCAGTTACGATGTTCGAGTAGATTCGCTATCGAATTTATGCTCAAAATCTAGCTAATCCTCTTATTAGATCTTgatatgtatatatgtatgaAATTATAAGTTCTAGCTCTAGTTTTCAGTatcttatttatttttctttttttacagTGTTAGAGGCCCATTCCCtgcaaatttttctcttcataTGAACGTCAACAAAGCTTGGAGTAAATATGATCTCACCATTAGGGTTACTTCCTATCAAGTTATCCACGTTGGTGGCTTTATTTAATGCGATTTCTTTTAGATAGTTTCCTTGGGATATTATCTTCCCATCGTTACTCTCAATTGGTAAATATTGTAATTTCTCGAACGAAGTGAACACTGCAAGAACAAAGAGTATCAATCCTGCATACGTTTCATACATGATATCTTTAGGTAACTTGCTGATTGCACCTTGTGCATTATTAAGCGAGTTAAGTTTTAATAAGTGATGAAACTCATAGCTTGAGAAACCAGAATGAAATAACACCAATGCAGAGACTGTATAGAGAAGCTTGGAAACAAACGACATCTCTTGATAATTGCTTTTTTGTATCTCGGTAGGGCTTAATTACGATCGCTTTTTAGATGCTACAATTAACATGCATAACAACTATCTGAGTTgactttattttatattcaaAAGTAGATTTTTCTGCGCTGCGTTTACATCGCGAGTTTTCGAAGAAGCAAAGGGCGCTTTGATGACGATTGAATGGGCTTGGAAAATACATAGCCGAATATCATCCAGCGAGTATAGTCTAATGCGAAGGGATATTTGAAGTATTTATGATTAATCAAAAACTGCTAACGAAGCTATGTAtgttcaaaagaaagatgtGATATATATTATAGATCTTATTGTTTTACAAAAGAGCAATAAGTCTGACGTATATCTTTTCCCTTAATCTTGTGTGATTTCGTCGCTGTTGTCTATAGCATCTACCACGGTTGGGTGTTCCTCAATTGGTGCTAACTCTGAATTATTTTGCGAACTTTCTTCAATAGGTTCTAGATCGATTGTCATGGGAATATCTGGatcattattttcagtATTTGCATGGTCGGTTTCTCGTTCACTGTTGGGTTGTAAAGGCGCTTTTTCCCTCTGTGTTTGATTTGATTTTGCTTTCTGTatgttctttttattaGGTTCTGGATTTTCCATTATGGTATCATCTacgatttttttgaacagcGGGCCaagcttttctttgtttagTGCCACACGGGAAGCAAATCGTTCATCTAAAAtattcagtttcattaGTCCCTTCAATTTAACTGTGAATAAAAGGAATTCAGTTTCAATATTCTCGAAAAACCCGGTTTCCGGCAAATCATTTAGGTTGGCGTCTTCATCTGCTACCCTTTCTAATTGGACGTCAACTTGCTTAGCGAAAAGACTCTccaaatataaaaatattttcaaaagcaCTTTGGAAGCATTATCGTGAAGGTAAAATGGAAATTGTTCACTCATACTATATCTCCATGTTGTAGCGTCTGCAGGCAATTTGAgctcaaatatttttattgcaACGATTATATCCATTAATGAAGTGCAAGCTGACCATTTTAAGTAAAACAAGCTGTTTATGTTTTCAAATGTTTCGTTTGTAGCCGCCAATGAAATAACGAGTGTGTTTAGACGACCTATTATAGCGGCAATTGGTTTCCAAACTGATCTAAgatcttttgaaatagaATTCTCGTAATCCCTTACTTTCTCTATTATTTCTCTCCATTTTTCCAGATTCCATGTGGCTAATAACACTAGCATTTTAAAGTTTATTTCTTGAGCGGTACtatcatcaaaatcttGAAACATTATAGGGATACGGGAAacaaaattgttcaaaaacagTTGCAACAACTCTTCATCAACCTCGATTGGGTAATCCCTGCCAAGAATTGTCAGTTTATTGATGTAGAGCTCGTACAAAGAACAAGTTAAATCTTTGTAGTCGTCCCTAGAATTATTTGGATCCATTTTTTCCtgtagaaatttttttaaatgaaTTTTCAATGTAGCTATCTggtttaaaaatttttcctgcagttcctttttttcaaaatgatGGATATGGTGAATGAATTTAGCAAATATATCGTACTTCATGTCAACTTTTGAATTCCCGATTGTAGAATCCATAAATGCTTTAATAGTTTTGTcggtaattttttttaattcaGTTTCATATCCAATAGATATCCAATCATCCAGAGAAAATGTGATAAAGCTCTCTAGGAGAGGACACAGAATATCAGCAGATTCGATGGATGCGGCATTCAACAAATCGTAGAATAAAGGCAAAACTATTTCCTTAACGCTGTCCTTAGTTTGGATTTTGGGGTTGTTGGCACCTGCACACAGACCGTGGAATACGTTCAGATATAAAATAGTGCTATTTCTGTCAATGGGAAACAATGGAGTGATGTCCAATTCCTCATCGTCAACATCCTCGTCATCGCTGTTATTATTGGCCGAGTTTTGTAACTTTTGGATCAGTTCATTTGATTCAGTGTCAGAGATCAGCAGATTGCAAATAGTTTTCAAGTGAGTGGAAATGTAAGGAGACAAAAACTCTGCTGCTTGTGTTAGCATACGGATCTTTGTCCTTGAATCAACTTCAGCGCAATCCTTCAAGTGATAAATTAAAGAGTCATTCAGAATCTTGATAAATATACCGACTTGAACAACGGGTCCAACTTCTAACCCGTCGACTTCTTTGGGCAAGTCTTCATGCGTCTTGATGAATTCGtcaaatttctcttttattaCTCTTGCTAAGAATTTGGCCACCGTGGATAGAAATTTGGatcttttattgaatgaGGATGTTTTAAATGGGTCGAACTCTTCATCGAACATTAAACTAGAAATGATAAGAATCTCAGAATCATCTAAATAGCCCAATGATGACGCCTCCGTTAGAACTTGGATACTATGGATCCTTACATCAAGATTAACGTCACGGATTGCCACTTCCAGGATCTTAGTTTTGAAGCGTTCAAATACTTGGCGTATAGCGGAATTATCAGTGGATTTACTGTTATGATTTTGGATTATTAAATGCGGTAAAATCTTCGTAACTTGTAATCTGACTGATACAGAGTTATCGCTCAGCAGCCAGccaaaatattttaaaaatgtaACCTTGAGGAAATATTCGGGATAGTTTTTAATCCAGATGGATAGATGCAACATGGATTCTGAACGAATCAAATCAGACACGTCCTTATACCTATGCACAAAACATAGTTTGACGATGTTATCGATAATGCTATCAATAACGACTTTGCTGCCTTGAGTTTCGGCGATAGTGCTCTCTAGCTTTTCTAAAGTCTTGTTATTGggcctttttttcttctcttctaGTGATAACTGCTTGGATAACTTCGCCaaataattcttttctaaatTAACAGCCTGTTGGGTCAAATAGTCCTGGAAAAGATATAGCGTTAGCGTAGAAATGTATCTGAAGCATCTGATTTTGCAAactgaaaaagaagacagCCAAGTCAACAAATCCAACACAAGATTACCAGTAACTATTTGGGTATCATCTTCGTCCGATTCCACGTATAGTAATTGTAAGTCATTTGCCACTTCCAACAATTTAGTCATGAATTCCGcgaaat from the Saccharomyces cerevisiae S288C chromosome IX, complete sequence genome contains:
- the EMA17 gene encoding Ema17p (Protein involved in targeting mitochondrial membrane protein precursors to mitochondrial translocation system; deletion confers sensitivity to 4-(N-(S-glutathionylacetyl)amino) phenylarsenoxide (GSAO); YIL029C has a paralog, YPR071W, that arose from a single-locus duplication), with translation MRLIFIAKMLQYSFLPFSPFNLLNFDNSISVSWFITYSVIVSIWGFAVWIEGAYRNKINLQLPRCTKIKCSRYNTRIKSPKWFNCKNWMHFFLLYLFLTASNLIVQLAYFSKEMCSQGINVPGTKKPGNRVYLSVIILMGNG
- the EMC5 gene encoding Emc5p (Member of conserved ER transmembrane complex; required for efficient folding of proteins in the ER; null mutant displays induction of the unfolded protein response, and also shows K1 killer toxin resistance; homologous to worm B0334.15/EMC-5, fly CG15168, human MMGT), whose protein sequence is MSFVSKLLYTVSALVLFHSGFSSYEFHHLLKLNSLNNAQGAISKLPKDIMYETYAGLILFVLAVFTSFEKLQYLPIESNDGKIISQGNYLKEIALNKATNVDNLIGSNPNGEIIFTPSFVDVHMKRKICREWASNTVKKEK
- the IRR1 gene encoding cohesin subunit IRR1 (Subunit of the cohesin complex; which is required for sister chromatid cohesion during mitosis and meiosis and interacts with centromeres and chromosome arms; relocalizes to the cytosol in response to hypoxia; essential for viability) produces the protein MTAVRRSTRIRTKSQVIEEDYDDEQNTSAQHVESDKITAKTQHEEEEEQDTGESEESSSEDDYEDQDDDDYVDTATAKRKSRKRKPKSASNTSSKRQKKKPTSAQKSAVSHAPAYHRSKKDQDQYLEIAKDFQPTELFDILSTSEDVSIEELLREWLETYSENRDKFLQEFINLLLNCCGSVARVEDHDVHSNESSNETIGEIQLLFQRQKLHEFYLLISKENKKRKNFKMGPLYQNFAEFMTKLLEVANDLQLLYVESDEDDTQIVTGNLVLDLLTWLSSFSVCKIRCFRYISTLTLYLFQDYLTQQAVNLEKNYLAKLSKQLSLEEKKKRPNNKTLEKLESTIAETQGSKVVIDSIIDNIVKLCFVHRYKDVSDLIRSESMLHLSIWIKNYPEYFLKVTFLKYFGWLLSDNSVSVRLQVTKILPHLIIQNHNSKSTDNSAIRQVFERFKTKILEVAIRDVNLDVRIHSIQVLTEASSLGYLDDSEILIISSLMFDEEFDPFKTSSFNKRSKFLSTVAKFLARVIKEKFDEFIKTHEDLPKEVDGLEVGPVVQVGIFIKILNDSLIYHLKDCAEVDSRTKIRMLTQAAEFLSPYISTHLKTICNLLISDTESNELIQKLQNSANNNSDDEDVDDEELDITPLFPIDRNSTILYLNVFHGLCAGANNPKIQTKDSVKEIVLPLFYDLLNAASIESADILCPLLESFITFSLDDWISIGYETELKKITDKTIKAFMDSTIGNSKVDMKYDIFAKFIHHIHHFEKKELQEKFLNQIATLKIHLKKFLQEKMDPNNSRDDYKDLTCSLYELYINKLTILGRDYPIEVDEELLQLFLNNFVSRIPIMFQDFDDSTAQEINFKMLVLLATWNLEKWREIIEKVRDYENSISKDLRSVWKPIAAIIGRLNTLVISLAATNETFENINSLFYLKWSACTSLMDIIVAIKIFELKLPADATTWRYSMSEQFPFYLHDNASKVLLKIFLYLESLFAKQVDVQLERVADEDANLNDLPETGFFENIETEFLLFTVKLKGLMKLNILDERFASRVALNKEKLGPLFKKIVDDTIMENPEPNKKNIQKAKSNQTQREKAPLQPNSERETDHANTENNDPDIPMTIDLEPIEESSQNNSELAPIEEHPTVVDAIDNSDEITQD